A section of the Amblyomma americanum isolate KBUSLIRL-KWMA chromosome 2, ASM5285725v1, whole genome shotgun sequence genome encodes:
- the LOC144121998 gene encoding isoprenyl transferase-like produces the protein MRDLKWVRSLGLELRYVGRLDILPENYMVKLAALEVATSELIRRRKALTLTIEGSKIQMEQLALQLAKGLKAGIIQREDITAELIDECLGLAECPEADMLWRFAGLRFSDFVVPQCSYAYLKMERKTWEDVGFSDWTVAVLLYQLHWPSIAAVKGRHAQLLKSKAGTQSFLQVLRQRKFMVHIEASRSAYIAESLAKCGNLDTL, from the exons ATGCGAGACCT GAAATGGGTCCGAAGTCTTGGTCTGGAATTGCGGTATGTCGGTCGATTGGATATACTTCCGGAGAACTATATGGTCAAGCTTGCCGCACTGGAAGTCGCCACTTCGGAATTAATAAG GAGGCGCAAAGCGTTGACACTCACCATCGAGGGCTCGAAAATCCAGATGGAGCAACTGGCACTACAACTCGCTAAGGGCTTGAAGGCCGGGATTATACAACGCGA GGACATCACGGCGGAGTTGATCGACGAATGCCTCGGCCTTGCCGAATGCCCTGAGGCGGACATGCTGTGGCGATTTGCGGGACTTCGGTTCAGCGACTTTGTGGTGCCGCAGTGTAGCTACGCCTATCTGAAGATGGAGCGAAAAACGTGGGAAGATGTCGGATTCTCGGACTGGACCGTTGCAGTTCTTCTATACCAGCTACACTGGCCCAGTATTGCG GCGGTGAAAGGCCGGCACGCGCAACTTCTGAAGTCCAAGGCCGGTACACAAAGTTTTCTTCAAGTGCTGCGGCAACGCAAGTTTATGGTGCACATCGAAGCGTCAAGAAGTGCGTATATAGCGGAGTCGCTTGCAAAGTGCGGAAACCTTGACACGTTGTGA